Proteins encoded in a region of the Streptomyces sp. NBC_00258 genome:
- a CDS encoding DUF6112 family protein has translation MHLLETVQYLAYDPGITPSGGGLPGLAVLKNVVNSINLFAIVAVVGALAVSLGVWAWGHHTGGHQAEANGKKGAVVAAGAALGLGAANGVVAFFSALGSQVH, from the coding sequence TTGCACCTGCTCGAAACCGTGCAGTATCTGGCCTACGACCCCGGCATCACGCCCTCGGGCGGTGGCCTGCCCGGCCTCGCCGTGCTCAAGAACGTCGTCAACTCGATCAACCTGTTCGCGATCGTCGCCGTGGTCGGCGCGCTCGCCGTCTCCCTCGGCGTGTGGGCGTGGGGCCACCACACCGGCGGCCACCAGGCCGAGGCCAACGGCAAGAAGGGCGCGGTCGTCGCGGCGGGCGCCGCCCTTGGTCTCGGCGCCGCGAACGGGGTCGTGGCGTTCTTCTCCGCCCTGGGGTCGCAGGTCCACTGA
- a CDS encoding DUF6238 family protein, whose amino-acid sequence MTSAIPVGDAYPYLRAASAGIRHHARALTPRTQHIASPADRVHLDVLHAHLTALHRLLDQLAESTRPPHPAAGRHLATAHTRLWQSAAAVHDAFHLLPVAGDTPTDTECRPERLPEGPPVLTICQRHLAAGHVVRRKTTPSDLNTPLHGHTTTCSQ is encoded by the coding sequence TTGACCTCTGCCATCCCCGTCGGCGACGCGTACCCGTACCTGCGGGCCGCCAGCGCCGGTATCCGCCACCACGCCCGCGCCCTCACCCCACGCACCCAGCACATCGCTTCGCCCGCGGACCGCGTGCACCTCGACGTGCTGCACGCCCATCTGACCGCGCTGCACCGCCTGCTCGACCAGCTCGCCGAATCCACCCGTCCGCCGCATCCCGCCGCCGGCCGCCATCTCGCCACCGCGCACACCCGGCTGTGGCAGTCCGCCGCCGCGGTGCACGACGCCTTCCACCTCCTGCCTGTCGCGGGCGATACCCCGACGGACACGGAATGCCGCCCCGAGCGGCTGCCCGAGGGGCCACCCGTCCTGACCATCTGCCAGCGCCACCTCGCCGCAGGTCACGTCGTCCGCCGCAAGACCACCCCCAGCGACCTGAACACCCCGCTGCACGGCCACACCACCACCTGCAGCCAGTAA
- a CDS encoding DUF4913 domain-containing protein, with translation MPESIDPPEGGETEPVRLPESDLESIEASVRKLLDQSAEQARQLDSLASAPPPTDSPFGAFGMPGFAALPPQPAPPEPRPILELEGEEYEDELDALSDWVDDFLVRVYGAEVTTAAPWCEQWQEHADVVAWLHALWLAYQQHKDPEAGLSGLFVWHRDFLTHAMATVRAAGGPLSACMTDPDRPAHRLLPGPPPSSRTTAETAESEENGAPGQGAG, from the coding sequence GTGCCTGAATCCATAGACCCCCCCGAGGGCGGGGAGACGGAACCGGTCCGGCTGCCGGAGTCCGATCTGGAGAGCATTGAGGCGAGCGTCCGCAAACTGCTGGACCAATCTGCCGAGCAGGCCCGCCAGCTCGACAGCCTCGCCTCCGCACCGCCGCCCACGGACTCACCGTTCGGCGCCTTCGGCATGCCGGGGTTCGCGGCCCTGCCGCCGCAGCCCGCCCCGCCGGAGCCCCGCCCGATCCTGGAACTGGAGGGCGAGGAGTACGAAGACGAACTCGACGCGCTGTCCGACTGGGTGGATGACTTCCTCGTCCGGGTCTACGGGGCGGAGGTCACCACCGCCGCCCCGTGGTGCGAGCAGTGGCAGGAACACGCCGACGTCGTCGCCTGGCTCCACGCCCTGTGGCTGGCCTACCAGCAGCACAAGGATCCCGAGGCCGGTCTGTCCGGCCTGTTCGTCTGGCACCGGGACTTCCTCACCCACGCCATGGCCACCGTCAGGGCTGCCGGCGGGCCGCTCTCCGCGTGCATGACCGATCCGGACCGCCCCGCCCACCGCCTGCTGCCCGGACCGCCGCCCTCGAGCCGGACCACCGCCGAAACCGCAGAGTCCGAGGAGAACGGCGCACCCGGCCAGGGGGCCGGATGA
- a CDS encoding glycosyltransferase family 2 protein, whose amino-acid sequence MVIATQLRPERLAFLAAMHASLCRQSVPWEAVIALDGADPTRLPAALAADPRIRTLALPRPVGAACARNFALNEVRTKYVQWADDDDEFTDWAMALRLRTLEETGVGWCAGYSQDLHADGSTTLWRCPTPPGRHEAGDVWRYWKDPADTIPLGPTTLLARTDLVRAAPMGGLVQGEDYCALAITCLAPGILLPVPVYRYRKHAAQMTAQDSYDELEGKARVFAHRFGASLHAAARALRDSASSAA is encoded by the coding sequence GTGGTCATCGCCACCCAACTCCGCCCGGAGCGGCTGGCGTTTCTCGCCGCCATGCACGCGAGCCTGTGCCGCCAGAGCGTCCCGTGGGAGGCCGTCATCGCCCTCGACGGCGCCGACCCCACCCGGCTGCCCGCCGCGCTCGCCGCCGACCCGCGCATCCGCACCCTCGCCCTGCCGCGCCCGGTCGGCGCGGCCTGCGCCCGCAACTTCGCCCTCAACGAAGTGCGCACCAAGTACGTCCAATGGGCTGACGACGATGACGAGTTCACCGACTGGGCCATGGCGCTGCGGCTGCGCACACTGGAGGAGACCGGGGTGGGCTGGTGTGCCGGATACAGTCAGGACCTGCACGCGGACGGGTCCACGACCCTGTGGCGGTGCCCGACGCCGCCCGGCCGGCATGAGGCCGGGGACGTATGGCGGTACTGGAAGGACCCGGCCGACACCATCCCGCTCGGCCCGACCACCCTCCTGGCCCGAACCGACCTGGTGCGCGCGGCCCCCATGGGCGGTCTCGTACAGGGCGAGGATTACTGCGCTCTCGCGATCACCTGCCTCGCCCCGGGAATCCTGCTGCCCGTTCCGGTCTACCGGTACCGCAAGCACGCCGCCCAGATGACCGCGCAGGACTCCTACGACGAGTTGGAGGGAAAGGCGCGGGTCTTCGCCCACCGGTTCGGTGCCAGCCTGCACGCCGCAGCGCGCGCTCTCCGCGATTCCGCCTCCTCCGCCGCGTAG
- a CDS encoding DNA-methyltransferase, with protein MPFSLHQGDALGVLAELPDNCVDSVITDPPYNSGGRTAKERTSRSAKQKYTSADAGHELPDFTGENMDQRSYGFWLTQIMTEAHRLTKVGGTALLFTDWRQLPITTDAIQAAGWLWRGVLAWHKPQARPQKGRFTQNCEFVVWASNGPIDASRNPVYLPGLYSASQPSGKSRHHITQKPVSVMRELVQISPPGGTVLDFTCGSGSTGVAALLEGRDFIGVEKTKHYAEIAADRLTETLQQTFSQDDLTLTS; from the coding sequence TTGCCTTTTTCCCTGCACCAGGGCGACGCGCTCGGCGTCCTCGCCGAACTGCCGGACAACTGCGTCGACTCCGTCATCACCGACCCGCCGTACAACTCAGGCGGGCGGACGGCCAAGGAACGCACCTCCCGCAGCGCGAAGCAGAAGTACACCTCCGCCGACGCAGGTCACGAACTGCCGGACTTCACCGGCGAGAACATGGATCAGCGGTCGTACGGCTTCTGGCTGACCCAGATCATGACCGAGGCACACCGGCTCACCAAGGTCGGCGGCACGGCGCTGCTGTTCACCGACTGGCGGCAGCTGCCGATCACCACGGATGCCATCCAGGCCGCCGGCTGGCTCTGGCGGGGCGTGCTGGCCTGGCACAAGCCGCAGGCTCGCCCCCAGAAGGGACGTTTCACCCAGAACTGTGAATTCGTCGTCTGGGCCAGCAACGGACCGATCGACGCCTCCAGGAACCCGGTCTACCTGCCCGGCCTGTACAGCGCCTCGCAGCCGTCGGGCAAGAGCCGACACCACATCACGCAGAAGCCCGTCTCCGTCATGCGGGAGCTGGTCCAGATCTCCCCGCCCGGCGGCACGGTGCTCGACTTCACCTGCGGCTCGGGCTCGACGGGAGTCGCGGCCCTGCTGGAGGGCCGTGATTTCATCGGCGTCGAGAAGACCAAGCACTACGCCGAGATAGCCGCCGACCGGCTCACCGAAACGCTGCAACAGACTTTTTCCCAGGACGACTTGACCCTCACATCCTGA
- a CDS encoding ATP-binding protein, with amino-acid sequence MSHRPARRARRASASPLFTPHGTDRASRKAARRRLAEAAAKARLEAAAHTSGAGVAEQEMPAPLFPPAGRPGPASSRNNRLKLPAHRMTTATASGAYPFLAEGGLGAEGIYIGRDVHAEASFCFDPFALYGKVEGFTNPNVLLAGVIGQGKSALAKSFALRSIAFGYRVYVPCDPKGEWTPVAQALGGTSIALGPGLPGKLNPLDAAPRPNSVSEADWAGEIRKRRLLLLGSLARTVLGRDLLPMEHTGLDVALDAVVTRAAATGRTPLLGDIAATLNNPDELDVAGGIMSGRLGDASRDLAHAMRRLVHGDLAGMFDAPSTVAFDPNSPMLTIDLSRLGGSGDDTALVLAMTCASAWMESALSDPNGGRRWIVYDEAWRLMRHPGLLQRMQSQWKLSRGLGIANLMVIHRLSDLLTAGDAGSRGRALAEGLLADCSTRIVYRQETDQLHAAAALLGLTSVETDAISHLNRGRGLWKVAGRSFIVQHLLHPHELALFDTDARMH; translated from the coding sequence ATGAGCCACCGGCCTGCGCGCCGCGCCCGCCGCGCCAGCGCCAGCCCCCTGTTCACCCCGCACGGCACCGATCGTGCGTCCCGTAAGGCTGCCCGCCGGCGGCTCGCCGAGGCCGCCGCGAAGGCCCGCCTCGAAGCAGCCGCCCACACCAGCGGCGCTGGCGTAGCAGAACAGGAGATGCCGGCGCCCCTCTTCCCACCCGCCGGGCGACCCGGCCCCGCGTCCTCCCGCAACAACAGGCTCAAGCTGCCCGCCCACCGCATGACCACCGCTACCGCGAGCGGGGCGTACCCGTTTCTCGCCGAAGGCGGCCTCGGCGCCGAGGGCATCTACATCGGCCGCGACGTCCACGCCGAAGCCAGTTTCTGCTTCGACCCGTTCGCGCTGTACGGCAAGGTCGAGGGGTTCACCAACCCCAACGTGCTCCTTGCCGGGGTGATCGGGCAGGGCAAGTCGGCGCTGGCCAAGTCCTTCGCGTTGAGGTCGATCGCCTTCGGGTACCGGGTCTACGTCCCGTGTGATCCGAAGGGGGAATGGACGCCCGTGGCGCAGGCGCTGGGCGGTACCTCCATCGCGCTCGGGCCGGGCCTGCCCGGAAAGCTGAACCCTCTGGACGCGGCGCCGCGGCCCAACAGCGTCTCCGAGGCCGACTGGGCGGGCGAGATCCGCAAGCGCCGCCTGCTGCTGCTCGGCTCGCTGGCCCGCACCGTGCTCGGGCGGGACCTGCTGCCGATGGAGCACACCGGCCTCGACGTCGCGCTGGATGCCGTCGTCACCCGCGCCGCCGCGACCGGTCGCACCCCGCTGCTCGGCGACATCGCCGCCACCCTCAACAACCCAGACGAACTCGACGTGGCCGGCGGCATCATGTCCGGCCGCCTCGGCGACGCCTCCCGCGACCTGGCCCACGCCATGCGCAGGTTGGTCCACGGCGACCTCGCCGGGATGTTCGACGCCCCGAGCACGGTGGCCTTCGATCCCAACTCGCCGATGCTCACTATCGACCTGTCCCGCCTGGGCGGATCCGGCGACGACACCGCCTTGGTCTTGGCGATGACCTGTGCGTCCGCGTGGATGGAATCCGCACTGTCCGACCCGAACGGCGGCCGGCGCTGGATCGTCTACGACGAAGCCTGGCGCCTGATGCGCCACCCCGGCCTCCTGCAGCGCATGCAGTCCCAGTGGAAGCTGAGCCGCGGACTCGGCATCGCGAACCTGATGGTGATCCACCGGCTGTCCGACCTGCTCACCGCGGGCGACGCCGGATCCCGCGGCCGGGCCCTGGCCGAAGGTCTGCTCGCCGACTGCTCCACCCGCATCGTCTACCGGCAGGAGACTGACCAACTCCATGCCGCAGCAGCCCTGCTGGGCCTGACCTCGGTGGAGACCGACGCGATCTCCCACCTCAACCGGGGTCGCGGCTTGTGGAAGGTCGCGGGGCGCAGCTTCATCGTGCAGCACCTCCTGCACCCCCATGAGCTGGCGCTCTTCGACACCGACGCCCGCATGCACTGA
- a CDS encoding DUF3631 domain-containing protein, translated as MTQFPTLIDQVAAAVLAPTEVTENPHHRAIVDVFVEIQDLDRQLAALSGAERHADVSATEQLDTLTDLLIERMAAGAELSALLSTSCCCAAAYEPEPPSEYEPVEDEEPDFDPDLDPDFEGFDDFEDLEGPDDLDGFDDLHEATCEEFLTCPSRPRTIVHACLDIFDVLDAAEYLSTAELVTRLRELPGEADGRWRYADLTPVRLALLLRPYGVQSRKPRNVDGSRYRAYRRGDLQAARPDCSC; from the coding sequence TTGACGCAGTTCCCCACTCTGATCGACCAGGTCGCCGCCGCCGTACTGGCGCCGACCGAGGTCACCGAAAACCCGCACCACCGCGCCATCGTCGATGTGTTCGTCGAGATCCAGGACCTCGACCGGCAGCTCGCCGCCCTGTCCGGCGCCGAACGTCACGCCGACGTCAGTGCCACCGAGCAGCTCGACACACTCACCGACCTGCTGATCGAACGCATGGCAGCCGGAGCCGAGTTGAGCGCGCTGCTGTCCACCTCCTGCTGCTGCGCGGCTGCGTACGAGCCCGAACCGCCCAGCGAGTACGAGCCGGTGGAGGACGAAGAGCCCGACTTCGATCCGGACCTCGATCCCGACTTCGAGGGCTTCGACGACTTCGAGGATCTGGAGGGTCCCGACGACCTCGACGGCTTCGATGACCTCCACGAGGCCACATGCGAGGAGTTCCTGACCTGCCCGAGCCGGCCGAGGACGATTGTCCACGCCTGCCTTGACATCTTCGACGTCCTGGATGCAGCGGAGTATCTGAGCACCGCGGAGCTGGTCACGCGCCTGCGCGAGCTGCCCGGCGAGGCCGATGGACGCTGGCGCTACGCCGACCTCACCCCGGTCCGCCTCGCTCTGCTCCTGCGCCCCTACGGAGTCCAGTCCCGCAAGCCGCGCAACGTCGACGGCAGCCGCTACCGGGCCTACCGGCGCGGCGACCTGCAGGCCGCCCGCCCGGACTGCTCCTGCTGA
- a CDS encoding SH3 domain-containing protein: protein MRTSRIAVSAAVLGALALPLVSIPTASAATSVSSCSAKPLPYKVHTKAVTIRSKASSKSTALGVLYRSHKFTVHKSSGNWRYITDKATGVKGWVSGTYVYRDTAMCLD from the coding sequence ATGCGCACCAGCCGCATAGCCGTCTCCGCCGCCGTTCTCGGCGCGCTCGCTCTCCCGCTCGTCTCCATCCCCACCGCCAGTGCCGCAACCAGCGTCAGCAGCTGCTCGGCAAAGCCGCTCCCGTACAAGGTGCACACGAAGGCTGTAACGATCCGCTCCAAGGCGTCCTCCAAGTCCACGGCGCTCGGCGTGCTCTACCGCAGCCACAAGTTCACCGTCCACAAGAGCAGCGGGAACTGGCGCTACATCACGGACAAGGCCACCGGCGTAAAGGGGTGGGTGTCCGGAACGTACGTCTACCGCGACACCGCCATGTGCCTGGACTAA
- a CDS encoding C40 family peptidase, with the protein MKGVAAGIGVFVLSPLLLAGTAMLMATSSEAAQTTYSSFSCVGDVDTDTVVEQVTKILNGATAKDVHVEGLPLPEEQIPNARTIVATGIGLNVPKKGQIIALATAMQESRLRNLNSGDRDSLGLFQQRPSQGWGTATEIHDPVYASEQFYKHLLAVDGWQQLTVAQAAQKVQRSGYPDAYADWEELATALQKAIAATFPDADQDTSETNTASSSASCAAAEDGSGYGTIPEGSVPKGYSIPKDADPKARKAIAWAMAQLGTMYQWGGTCTAPHGPDPMGRCDCSSLTQQAYKHAGIQLTRTTYTQVDEGKAVSPKALKPGDLIFSRGSAARPEHVGMYIGSGLAIEAPRTRKPVRITPLADWDILAARRVI; encoded by the coding sequence TTGAAGGGCGTGGCCGCCGGCATCGGCGTCTTCGTCCTCTCTCCTCTCCTCCTCGCCGGCACGGCCATGTTGATGGCCACCAGCAGCGAGGCCGCCCAGACCACCTACTCGTCCTTCAGCTGCGTGGGCGACGTCGACACCGACACGGTCGTCGAGCAGGTCACCAAGATCCTCAACGGTGCGACCGCCAAGGACGTGCACGTCGAGGGCCTGCCCCTGCCCGAGGAACAGATCCCCAACGCCCGCACGATCGTGGCCACCGGGATCGGCCTCAACGTGCCGAAGAAGGGCCAGATCATCGCGCTCGCCACCGCGATGCAGGAATCCCGGCTGCGCAACCTGAACTCTGGCGACCGCGACTCGCTGGGTCTGTTCCAGCAGCGGCCGAGCCAGGGATGGGGCACCGCTACGGAGATCCACGACCCCGTCTACGCGAGCGAGCAGTTCTACAAGCACCTGCTCGCGGTGGATGGTTGGCAGCAGCTGACCGTCGCCCAGGCCGCGCAGAAGGTCCAGCGCTCCGGCTACCCGGACGCCTACGCCGACTGGGAGGAGCTGGCGACCGCATTGCAGAAGGCGATCGCCGCGACGTTCCCCGACGCCGACCAGGACACCAGCGAGACGAACACCGCCTCAAGTTCCGCGTCCTGTGCGGCGGCCGAGGACGGCTCCGGGTACGGCACCATCCCGGAAGGGTCGGTACCGAAGGGCTACTCGATCCCGAAGGACGCCGATCCGAAGGCGCGCAAGGCGATCGCCTGGGCGATGGCGCAGCTCGGCACGATGTACCAGTGGGGCGGCACCTGCACTGCGCCGCACGGCCCCGACCCGATGGGCCGCTGCGACTGCAGCTCGCTGACCCAGCAGGCGTACAAGCACGCCGGCATCCAGCTCACCCGCACCACGTATACGCAGGTCGACGAGGGCAAGGCTGTGTCCCCCAAGGCGCTCAAGCCCGGTGACCTGATCTTCTCCCGCGGCAGCGCCGCCCGCCCCGAACACGTCGGCATGTACATCGGCTCGGGACTCGCGATCGAGGCCCCCCGTACCAGAAAGCCTGTGCGGATCACGCCGCTCGCGGACTGGGACATCCTCGCCGCCCGCCGCGTCATCTGA
- a CDS encoding GNAT family N-acetyltransferase: MTAADWDLVAAFHAQCSEQNLLRRWGRTRLTPRDLTRLLAQAQCWIGLDADERPLALVCLGPVSREPGVVDLGLQVADDHHRRGIGTALARQAARMARTRGAHTLTAFTQASNEPMLRLLERLGPTRRTREGPYVEVRIALDACASDALPYTRTAPT; this comes from the coding sequence GTGACGGCGGCGGATTGGGACCTGGTCGCCGCCTTCCACGCGCAGTGTTCCGAACAGAACCTGCTGCGCCGCTGGGGCCGCACCCGCCTCACGCCCCGCGACCTGACACGGCTGCTCGCCCAGGCGCAGTGCTGGATCGGACTCGACGCGGACGAGCGGCCACTGGCCCTCGTCTGCCTCGGGCCCGTCAGCCGGGAGCCGGGCGTCGTCGACCTCGGACTGCAAGTCGCCGACGACCACCACCGCCGCGGCATCGGAACAGCCCTGGCCCGGCAGGCGGCCCGGATGGCCCGCACGCGCGGGGCACACACCCTCACCGCATTCACGCAGGCGTCCAATGAGCCGATGCTCCGGCTCCTGGAGCGTCTGGGGCCCACCCGGCGCACCCGCGAGGGCCCCTACGTCGAGGTCCGCATCGCCCTGGACGCGTGCGCCTCCGACGCTCTCCCGTACACAAGAACCGCTCCGACATGA
- a CDS encoding SCO6880 family protein translates to MSDLTVQPLTVKFPHRSRRGILLGLSLPQLVLVSSASALLLVTVVSTGLLGALALTPLWAAVTALVVVRRHGRSLIDWAPIVLRFARRRRTGQSLWLARPVTRPRQDGILHLPGTAASLRVVTPGDSANQAAAVHDPHGQTLTAVARVSSRAFALLDPASQNHNVSSWGRALAGIARTGHVATVQVLERTVPDSGDTLTRHWAQQGHPETPVAGQVYSELVASAGPAAAPHEAYLAISLDLKAAKRLISQAGGGLPGAFTVMEQTTSSIAQAARSAGLMVTGWLNAREIAAVIRTAYDPRALSALQQWSHSGRAEADPAAAGPVVQVEEYDRLATDSARHATYWVEDWPRTETSAGFLHGLMFTAGVRRTLSLIYVPQGLESAMRDVQRKKAAIIADANERSRRGQVDSEADSVEYADVKVRERQLIAGHADVSLTGFLTVSAETDALLDAACAQIETAAVTAQVDLRRLNFQQPDAFTLGALPLARAAL, encoded by the coding sequence TTGTCTGATCTCACCGTCCAACCGCTCACCGTCAAATTCCCCCACCGGTCCAGGCGCGGCATCCTGCTCGGCCTCTCCCTGCCCCAACTCGTCCTCGTATCAAGCGCATCGGCACTCTTGCTGGTAACGGTGGTATCCACCGGGCTGCTCGGTGCCCTCGCCCTAACCCCGCTGTGGGCCGCGGTCACCGCCCTGGTCGTCGTCCGCAGGCACGGCCGCTCGCTGATCGACTGGGCGCCGATCGTCCTGCGCTTCGCCCGGCGGCGGCGTACCGGCCAGAGCCTGTGGCTCGCCCGGCCCGTCACCCGTCCCCGCCAGGACGGCATCCTGCACCTGCCCGGCACCGCCGCCTCACTGCGCGTGGTCACGCCCGGCGATTCCGCCAACCAGGCCGCCGCTGTGCACGACCCGCACGGCCAGACCCTGACCGCCGTCGCCCGCGTCTCCAGCAGGGCCTTCGCGCTCCTCGACCCGGCGAGTCAGAACCACAACGTCAGCAGCTGGGGCCGGGCCCTGGCGGGCATCGCCCGCACCGGACACGTCGCCACTGTGCAGGTCCTGGAGCGCACCGTGCCCGACAGCGGCGACACCCTCACCCGCCACTGGGCCCAGCAGGGCCACCCCGAAACCCCGGTCGCCGGACAGGTCTACAGCGAACTTGTCGCCTCCGCCGGCCCGGCCGCCGCCCCGCACGAGGCGTACCTGGCGATCTCCCTCGACCTCAAGGCCGCCAAGCGCCTCATCAGTCAGGCCGGCGGCGGACTGCCCGGCGCCTTCACTGTGATGGAACAGACCACGTCCTCCATCGCCCAGGCCGCGCGCAGCGCCGGACTGATGGTGACGGGCTGGCTCAACGCCCGCGAGATCGCCGCCGTCATCCGCACCGCCTACGACCCCAGGGCGCTGTCCGCGCTGCAGCAGTGGTCCCACTCCGGCCGGGCCGAAGCCGACCCGGCAGCCGCCGGGCCCGTGGTTCAGGTCGAGGAGTACGACCGGCTCGCCACCGACTCCGCCCGGCACGCCACCTACTGGGTCGAGGACTGGCCCCGCACCGAAACGAGCGCAGGCTTCCTGCACGGCCTGATGTTCACCGCCGGGGTCCGGCGCACCCTCTCCCTTATATACGTGCCGCAGGGGCTCGAGTCCGCGATGCGCGACGTGCAGCGCAAGAAGGCGGCGATCATCGCCGACGCCAACGAACGCTCGCGTCGCGGGCAGGTCGACTCCGAAGCCGACTCCGTCGAATACGCGGACGTCAAGGTCCGGGAGCGCCAGTTGATCGCCGGACACGCCGACGTGTCGCTGACCGGGTTTCTCACCGTCTCCGCGGAGACCGACGCCCTGCTCGACGCCGCGTGCGCGCAGATCGAGACCGCCGCCGTCACCGCCCAGGTGGATCTGCGACGGCTCAACTTCCAGCAGCCCGACGCCTTCACGCTCGGTGCCCTCCCCCTCGCCCGCGCGGCCCTGTAG
- a CDS encoding SCO6881 family protein, with product MGFCDLPLADKLCAVGDAVDFASDPGTAIGNWMAKSAGELAAAAADLAAEAVNTTTKVDLNAGWFRDNYEMILPIGLVVLVATFCAQLVRAAIRRDGQALTQAFTGTATGVLFAFTAIAFTTVAIEVVDALSDGLFKAANLDIATAVRRIVKVGQIAELSGLGWLVTVFVGIGAAIGAFLYWCVMMVRKVGILVMVTLAVFAGAGGGWEVARRWRKGWIEATATLVVSKLLMTVIFVLGIAAMGKTEAKDGIAALADVMAGIVILALVLLCPYATFKFVHWAASEGSDAETLHRSGGAGAQMARQHAERAGRKAAAAVATAGSGGAAAGVGAAPQGPDSVPGGFPGDIAANPTPDTSKEGGSSSTPSSGGEGITSGLDKAVQPPPTSPRDDTSGQFGGAPGPGGGSGSPPSGSSGFMSQPGAGTSTPPPQGAPPAPNSAGTSSGTGAPPPPPTGL from the coding sequence TTGGGCTTCTGTGACCTCCCCCTCGCGGACAAACTCTGCGCCGTCGGTGACGCCGTGGATTTCGCCTCCGACCCAGGCACGGCCATCGGCAACTGGATGGCCAAGAGCGCGGGCGAACTCGCCGCAGCCGCAGCTGACTTGGCCGCCGAGGCAGTCAACACCACCACCAAGGTCGACCTCAACGCCGGGTGGTTCCGCGACAACTACGAGATGATCCTGCCGATCGGCCTGGTCGTCCTCGTCGCCACATTTTGCGCCCAGCTCGTACGCGCCGCGATCCGCCGCGACGGCCAGGCGCTCACCCAGGCATTCACCGGCACCGCCACCGGCGTGCTGTTCGCGTTCACCGCGATCGCCTTCACCACCGTCGCCATCGAAGTCGTCGACGCATTGAGCGACGGACTCTTCAAGGCCGCCAACCTCGACATCGCCACCGCGGTGCGGCGCATCGTCAAGGTGGGACAGATCGCCGAACTGTCTGGCCTGGGCTGGCTCGTCACCGTCTTCGTCGGCATCGGCGCCGCGATCGGCGCCTTCCTCTACTGGTGCGTGATGATGGTCCGTAAGGTCGGCATCCTCGTCATGGTCACCCTCGCCGTCTTCGCCGGAGCCGGCGGCGGCTGGGAGGTCGCACGCCGCTGGCGCAAGGGCTGGATCGAAGCCACCGCCACCCTCGTGGTCAGCAAGTTGCTGATGACTGTGATCTTCGTCCTGGGGATCGCCGCGATGGGCAAGACCGAGGCGAAGGACGGCATCGCCGCCCTTGCCGACGTGATGGCCGGCATCGTCATCCTGGCGCTAGTCCTGCTGTGCCCGTACGCCACGTTCAAGTTCGTGCACTGGGCCGCCTCCGAGGGCTCCGACGCCGAGACCCTGCACCGCTCCGGCGGAGCCGGTGCGCAGATGGCCCGTCAGCACGCCGAACGCGCCGGGCGCAAGGCCGCCGCCGCGGTCGCCACTGCCGGAAGTGGCGGTGCCGCGGCCGGAGTCGGCGCCGCTCCCCAGGGCCCGGACTCCGTGCCGGGCGGCTTCCCCGGCGACATCGCCGCCAACCCCACGCCGGACACCAGCAAGGAAGGCGGCAGCTCAAGCACGCCGTCGTCCGGGGGCGAGGGGATCACGAGCGGTCTGGACAAGGCCGTCCAGCCCCCGCCGACCAGCCCCCGTGACGACACCAGTGGTCAGTTCGGAGGTGCACCCGGACCGGGTGGCGGTTCCGGATCGCCCCCCAGCGGCAGCAGCGGATTCATGTCGCAGCCCGGCGCAGGCACCTCAACACCACCGCCGCAGGGCGCCCCGCCTGCACCGAACTCGGCCGGCACCTCCAGCGGAACCGGGGCACCGCCACCTCCGCCCACCGGCCTGTGA